A genomic region of Arcobacter sp. F2176 contains the following coding sequences:
- a CDS encoding F0F1 ATP synthase subunit B', whose translation MLDISPVLLLSSGIIFLLVLARLNSCLFTPLLKHMDERAKSIKSDLENAKSNTADVDGMLAEANDVIAKAKREAAVIREEAFNEAKKVADSKLELAKSDIETKYSDFKDSLDKDSKALKDSLIAAMPQFNESLKAKLSSI comes from the coding sequence ATGTTAGACATAAGTCCTGTATTGTTGCTTAGCTCTGGTATTATTTTCTTATTAGTACTTGCCAGACTAAACAGTTGTCTATTTACGCCTCTACTAAAGCATATGGATGAAAGAGCAAAATCTATCAAATCTGATTTAGAGAATGCAAAGTCAAATACTGCTGATGTAGATGGAATGCTAGCTGAAGCGAATGATGTTATTGCAAAAGCTAAAAGAGAAGCTGCTGTAATTAGAGAAGAAGCTTTTAATGAAGCTAAAAAAGTTGCTGATTCTAAATTAGAACTTGCAAAATCTGATATTGAAACAAAATATTCTGATTTTAAAGATTCTTTAGATAAAGATTCAAAAGCTTTAAAAGATTCATTGATCGCTGCAATGCCTCAATTTAATGAGAGCTTAAAAGCTAAGTTAAGCTCAATATAA
- a CDS encoding ParA family protein has protein sequence MAEVITIANQKGGVGKTTTAVNLSAALALQGKKVLLIDADPQANATTSLGFHRDTYEYNIYHVMLGTKELNEIILDSEIDNLKVAPSNIGLVGIEREFYKNTKDRELILKRKIDPIKKDFDYIIIDSPPALGPITINTLSASNSVLIPIQCEFFALEGLAQLLNTIKLVKQTINRQLQIRGFLPTMYSAQNNLAKQVFADLAQHFESKLFKIDGSSYVVIPRNIKLAESPSFGKPIMLYDAAAIGTKAYTNLAKAIAG, from the coding sequence ATGGCAGAAGTAATAACAATAGCAAATCAAAAAGGTGGAGTTGGTAAAACAACTACAGCTGTGAATTTAAGTGCAGCTTTGGCCTTACAAGGGAAGAAAGTATTATTAATAGATGCAGATCCACAAGCAAATGCAACTACAAGTTTAGGGTTTCACAGAGATACCTATGAATATAATATTTATCATGTTATGCTTGGAACAAAAGAATTAAATGAGATTATACTAGACTCAGAAATTGATAATTTAAAAGTAGCCCCTTCAAATATCGGTTTAGTTGGTATTGAAAGAGAATTCTATAAAAATACAAAAGATAGGGAATTGATTTTAAAAAGAAAAATTGATCCTATTAAAAAAGATTTTGATTATATTATTATTGATTCACCTCCAGCACTAGGACCAATTACAATTAATACACTAAGTGCCTCTAATTCTGTTTTAATACCAATTCAATGTGAGTTTTTTGCCCTTGAAGGTTTAGCACAATTACTTAATACAATAAAATTAGTAAAACAAACTATTAATAGACAATTACAAATAAGAGGATTCCTTCCTACTATGTATAGTGCACAAAATAACCTTGCAAAACAAGTATTTGCAGACCTTGCACAACATTTTGAAAGTAAATTATTTAAAATTGATGGTAGTTCATATGTAGTAATACCAAGAAATATTAAATTAGCAGAAAGCCCAAGTTTTGGAAAACCAATTATGCTTTATGATGCGGCAGCAATTGGAACAAAAGCTTATACAAATTTAGCAAAAGCAATAGCAGGATAA
- a CDS encoding F0F1 ATP synthase subunit delta, with amino-acid sequence MNDLIAKRYVKALLDGKDVATAASICNELSEISKAFADDKFISIISSIEVKESQKTDLIISLIDNISDTTKNLIKLLGSKKRLEIIPFILAELKANIAVMENSYEGVVYTNNALSDQYINSIAEQFSKKFDVKLSLTQNVCDYDGIKVDIDGLGVEISFSKDRLKSQMINHILKAV; translated from the coding sequence ATGAATGATTTAATTGCAAAAAGATATGTTAAAGCACTATTAGATGGTAAAGATGTAGCTACTGCAGCTTCAATTTGTAATGAATTAAGTGAAATTTCAAAAGCATTTGCTGATGATAAATTTATCTCTATCATATCTTCAATTGAAGTAAAAGAATCTCAAAAAACGGATTTAATAATCTCGTTGATTGATAATATTTCTGATACTACAAAGAATTTAATAAAATTGTTAGGTAGTAAAAAAAGATTGGAAATTATTCCATTTATACTAGCAGAATTAAAAGCTAATATTGCAGTAATGGAAAATTCATATGAAGGTGTTGTTTATACTAACAATGCGTTATCTGATCAATATATAAACTCTATTGCAGAGCAATTTAGTAAGAAATTTGATGTTAAATTATCTTTAACTCAAAATGTATGTGATTATGATGGTATTAAAGTTGATATTGATGGACTTGGCGTTGAGATTAGCTTCTCAAAAGATAGACTTAAATCACAAATGATAAATCATATTTTAAAAGCAGTTTAG
- the proB gene encoding glutamate 5-kinase, with protein sequence MKRIVIKVGSAVLREGNVLAVERLNNLVDLIAKLKLEKKYEIILVSSGAVAAGNITLELDRTKVLNRQALAAIGQPLLMKHYKKRFREHGFTCAQMLLVANDFDSRKRSKNAKGVMEILLENNIIPILNENDVIANEELLIGDNDQLGAHAAIFFDADILVILSDIDGLYDCNPHENPEAKMRKIVSFLKEDELEMKHSPNSEFATGGIVTKLKAANLLLKNDKMMYLTSGFDLTNAYDFLLNENHKSGTLFIKQN encoded by the coding sequence ATGAAACGAATAGTTATTAAAGTTGGAAGTGCCGTTTTACGAGAGGGCAATGTTCTAGCAGTAGAACGACTAAATAATTTAGTTGACTTAATAGCAAAATTAAAATTAGAAAAAAAGTATGAGATTATTTTAGTCTCTTCTGGTGCAGTTGCTGCTGGAAATATAACTTTAGAATTAGATAGAACAAAGGTTTTAAATAGGCAAGCATTAGCAGCTATTGGTCAACCCTTATTGATGAAACATTACAAAAAAAGATTTAGAGAACATGGATTTACTTGTGCTCAAATGCTTCTTGTTGCTAATGATTTTGATTCTAGAAAAAGATCAAAAAATGCAAAAGGGGTAATGGAAATTTTATTAGAAAATAATATTATTCCTATTTTAAATGAAAATGATGTAATTGCAAATGAAGAACTTTTAATTGGTGACAATGACCAATTAGGTGCTCATGCTGCAATTTTCTTTGATGCTGATATATTAGTAATTCTTTCTGATATTGATGGACTATATGATTGTAATCCACATGAAAATCCAGAAGCAAAAATGAGAAAAATAGTTAGCTTTTTAAAAGAAGACGAATTGGAAATGAAACATAGTCCAAATTCGGAGTTTGCAACGGGTGGGATTGTAACAAAACTAAAAGCTGCAAACCTTTTATTAAAAAATGACAAAATGATGTATCTAACTTCGGGATTTGATTTGACAAATGCATATGATTTTTTATTGAATGAGAATCATAAAAGTGGAACACTATTTATTAAACAAAATTAG
- a CDS encoding biotin--[acetyl-CoA-carboxylase] ligase, whose amino-acid sequence MEIRYLESVDSTHTYLKEYIKNNGFSNSLCFYTQEQTAGIGSRGNSWVGTKGNLFFSFVLKQYDLPNDLEIQSASIYFSFVLKDILKQLGSEVWLKWPNDFYINNYKIGGTITSVSNGLVYCGIGLNLNNVNSEFLKLDIQINIKELFKLYFQNIEKKILWEDILKEYVVEFERSKNLHATINNEKIPLINAQLNSDGSININNKKVFSLR is encoded by the coding sequence ATGGAAATTAGATATTTAGAAAGTGTTGATTCTACACACACATATTTAAAAGAATATATAAAGAATAATGGGTTTTCCAATAGTTTATGTTTTTATACCCAAGAACAAACTGCAGGAATAGGTAGTCGAGGTAATTCATGGGTAGGTACAAAAGGAAATTTATTTTTTTCTTTTGTACTTAAACAATATGATTTGCCAAATGATTTAGAAATACAAAGTGCATCAATTTATTTTTCCTTTGTTTTAAAAGATATATTAAAACAACTTGGTTCAGAAGTTTGGCTTAAATGGCCCAATGATTTTTACATTAATAATTATAAAATTGGAGGAACTATAACTTCAGTTTCTAATGGTTTAGTCTATTGTGGAATAGGACTAAATTTAAATAATGTTAATAGTGAGTTCTTAAAACTAGATATACAAATAAATATAAAAGAATTATTTAAATTATATTTCCAAAATATTGAAAAAAAGATTTTATGGGAGGATATTTTAAAAGAATATGTGGTAGAATTCGAAAGAAGTAAAAATTTACACGCAACAATTAACAATGAAAAAATACCCTTAATCAATGCACAGTTAAATAGTGATGGTTCGATAAATATTAATAATAAAAAGGTTTTTAGTCTAAGATGA
- a CDS encoding ParB/RepB/Spo0J family partition protein, protein MAKAALGRGLGELLGEVESAYESNNNSSSKEKGMDIYLDVNSIKPNPAQPRKIFDEDKLKELSDSIKEHGLIQAISVIESSEYGEYILIAGERRLRAHKLANIDKIKANILDIDSDKLREIALIENIQRDDLNVIELAYSYAQLINEHSLTHEELSVKVFKSRTSITNTLRLLQLSSYVQQMLANDKITAGHAKIMVGLDEETQRKVTDSIIGQKLSVRETELLIKDIKKPETTSTKKIKSSPKNYDLKPLSSVVDELSKNNLKVKLEKNCFKIEIKSQEDIEKISNYFRNTL, encoded by the coding sequence ATGGCAAAAGCAGCATTAGGTAGAGGTTTAGGTGAACTATTAGGTGAAGTAGAATCGGCTTATGAAAGTAATAACAATTCTTCTTCTAAAGAAAAAGGTATGGATATTTATTTAGATGTAAATAGTATCAAACCAAATCCCGCACAACCTAGAAAAATATTTGATGAAGATAAATTAAAAGAATTAAGTGATTCTATTAAGGAACATGGACTTATTCAAGCTATTAGTGTAATTGAATCATCTGAATATGGTGAATATATATTAATTGCTGGTGAGAGAAGATTAAGAGCTCATAAATTAGCTAATATTGATAAAATTAAAGCAAATATTTTAGATATTGATAGTGATAAACTAAGAGAAATAGCATTAATAGAAAATATTCAAAGAGATGACTTAAATGTAATTGAATTAGCATATTCATATGCGCAACTTATAAATGAACACTCTTTAACACATGAAGAATTGTCTGTAAAAGTTTTTAAAAGTAGGACATCTATAACAAATACATTAAGACTTTTACAATTATCTTCTTATGTTCAACAAATGCTAGCTAATGACAAAATAACAGCAGGTCATGCAAAAATAATGGTAGGACTTGATGAAGAGACACAAAGAAAAGTTACTGATAGTATCATTGGACAAAAATTGTCTGTAAGAGAAACAGAACTACTAATAAAAGATATTAAGAAACCTGAAACAACTTCAACTAAAAAAATTAAATCATCACCTAAAAATTATGATTTAAAACCGTTAAGTAGTGTAGTTGATGAACTGTCAAAAAATAATTTAAAAGTTAAGTTAGAAAAAAATTGCTTTAAGATAGAAATCAAATCTCAAGAGGATATTGAAAAGATATCTAATTACTTTCGTAACACTTTATAA
- a CDS encoding AEC family transporter translates to MLDPVLPIALYLMIGYFFKIFIKDNSQALVDFVIYFSLPAMVFIKIYPLTLDFKFLNMIFMFNTIILVNLVLTYFVGKFLKFEKKTLATFMAVGTFGNTSFVGFSYIDAFYGQDYVVYALIYDLFGSFLLVVSLGSVIVNWGSGELIRFKAMTRKVLFFPPIIMFFVTVILKFFTVPTFVMNTASAIGATVVPVAMIAIGMKLEVKNIFYKFKTISLLLGIKMLLMPILVMIGFSIFYNLDDIWGKVTILEVAMPPMTMAVILAIQGGLDERLAVNALVIGVLLSLLSVTGFYYFLA, encoded by the coding sequence ATGTTAGATCCAGTTTTACCAATTGCTTTATATTTAATGATAGGATATTTTTTTAAAATTTTTATAAAAGATAATTCACAAGCTTTAGTTGATTTTGTCATATATTTTTCACTTCCAGCAATGGTTTTTATAAAAATCTATCCACTTACTTTAGATTTTAAATTTTTAAATATGATATTTATGTTTAATACAATAATTTTAGTAAATCTAGTTTTAACATATTTTGTTGGTAAATTTCTAAAATTTGAGAAAAAAACCTTAGCAACTTTTATGGCTGTTGGAACTTTTGGAAATACTTCTTTTGTAGGATTTTCATATATTGATGCTTTTTATGGGCAAGATTATGTTGTATATGCACTTATATATGATTTATTTGGTTCTTTTTTATTAGTTGTTTCATTAGGATCAGTTATTGTAAACTGGGGAAGTGGTGAACTTATAAGATTTAAAGCCATGACTAGAAAAGTATTATTTTTTCCACCTATAATTATGTTTTTTGTTACTGTTATTTTAAAATTTTTTACTGTTCCTACTTTTGTAATGAATACAGCAAGTGCAATAGGTGCAACAGTTGTACCTGTAGCCATGATTGCTATTGGGATGAAATTAGAAGTAAAAAATATTTTCTACAAATTTAAAACTATTAGTTTACTACTTGGTATAAAAATGCTTTTAATGCCAATACTTGTGATGATAGGATTTTCAATATTTTATAATCTAGATGACATTTGGGGTAAGGTTACAATATTAGAAGTTGCAATGCCACCAATGACTATGGCTGTAATTTTAGCCATTCAAGGTGGGTTAGATGAAAGATTAGCTGTAAACGCATTAGTAATAGGTGTTTTACTTTCATTATTAAGTGTAACAGGTTTTTATTATTTCTTAGCTTGA
- a CDS encoding F0F1 ATP synthase subunit B, whose translation MKKLLLTLLALAPVALFANSDGAETDIIQRTVNFVIFAGILWYLLADKIKAFFANRTLEIQSELDKVQDTLKASQSKIDEAAVKLEEAKKLAAETVELAKSEVGALKQKVADAVDHDIAQLNRNFAEKIEVETKKVQRQVVEQILEELLKSENIALSQDELASIILKKVA comes from the coding sequence GTGAAAAAATTATTATTAACTTTATTAGCTTTAGCTCCTGTAGCGTTATTTGCTAATAGTGATGGTGCGGAAACTGATATTATTCAAAGAACCGTTAACTTTGTAATCTTTGCTGGAATTTTATGGTATTTATTAGCCGATAAAATTAAAGCTTTTTTTGCAAATAGAACTTTAGAAATTCAATCTGAATTAGATAAAGTACAAGATACATTAAAAGCTTCACAATCAAAAATTGATGAAGCAGCAGTAAAACTAGAAGAAGCTAAAAAATTAGCTGCAGAAACTGTTGAACTTGCAAAATCAGAAGTTGGTGCATTAAAACAAAAAGTTGCAGATGCTGTTGATCATGATATTGCTCAATTAAACAGAAATTTCGCAGAAAAAATCGAAGTTGAAACTAAAAAAGTGCAAAGACAAGTTGTTGAACAAATTTTAGAAGAGCTACTTAAATCTGAAAATATTGCATTGTCGCAAGATGAATTAGCAAGTATTATACTTAAGAAGGTGGCGTAA
- the fmt gene encoding methionyl-tRNA formyltransferase codes for MGKKVLFMGTPDYATKIFEEILNSSYEIVGLFTQPDKPIGRKQVITAPHIKQFCIDNNLNIPIYQPEKLRNNQDAKRQIEALNPDFIIVAAYGQILPKDILDIAPCINLHASLLPKYRGASPIQESLLNGDTYTGVTSMLMAEGLDSGDILGLKYFKIPKTMEVAELFSKLSQLASKLTIETLDNFERISPKVQNEINVSYCKKIKKEHGEVSFENAEALYKKYKAYSYWPGVYLKSGLKLKKISLVEKKSLNNAGEILAIEDDGIIIACQKGSLKIAVLQAPSKKEVKSIEYIRGQRISIGSLLT; via the coding sequence ATGGGTAAAAAAGTACTATTTATGGGAACACCAGATTATGCTACAAAAATCTTTGAAGAGATTTTAAATAGTTCTTATGAAATAGTAGGGCTTTTTACCCAACCAGATAAACCTATTGGTAGAAAGCAAGTTATAACTGCTCCTCATATTAAACAATTTTGCATAGATAATAATTTAAATATTCCCATTTATCAACCTGAAAAATTAAGAAATAATCAAGATGCAAAACGACAAATAGAAGCCTTAAATCCAGATTTTATAATAGTTGCTGCTTATGGACAGATTTTACCAAAAGATATTTTAGATATTGCTCCATGTATTAATTTACATGCTTCATTATTACCAAAGTATAGAGGAGCAAGTCCTATACAAGAATCACTTTTAAATGGAGATACTTATACAGGTGTAACTTCTATGTTAATGGCAGAGGGACTTGATAGTGGTGATATCTTGGGATTGAAATATTTTAAAATCCCCAAAACTATGGAAGTAGCAGAACTATTTTCCAAACTCTCGCAATTAGCTTCTAAACTTACAATTGAGACTTTAGACAATTTTGAAAGAATAAGTCCAAAAGTTCAAAATGAGATAAATGTAAGTTATTGTAAAAAGATAAAAAAAGAGCATGGAGAAGTGAGTTTTGAAAATGCAGAAGCTCTTTATAAAAAATACAAAGCTTATTCTTACTGGCCTGGAGTTTATTTAAAATCAGGGCTTAAATTAAAGAAAATTTCTCTTGTAGAAAAAAAATCTTTAAATAATGCAGGTGAAATATTAGCTATTGAAGATGATGGTATAATCATTGCTTGTCAAAAAGGTAGTTTGAAAATTGCTGTATTACAGGCACCTTCAAAAAAAGAAGTTAAATCAATTGAGTATATTCGAGGTCAAAGAATTTCTATAGGGAGTCTTTTAACTTAA
- a CDS encoding GAF domain-containing sensor histidine kinase — MKKNKNHYNIYDLKLFKIDDFDILLHKILKQVREIINAEAGTIYTVDNNTLCFNVFQNDSMTYEEIFLQYKKLKDVKLPLDPNSKYLAVDSFLSEKIIIVNDVYKTKRYEFLGVKEYDNQNNYKTHSILTAPIIHPIENKKLGVIQLINKLEKDDNFDFNEKDKDTLAMASSLIALSICQAHDDFIRLKELNNELKIANEKLTKKVEYEISENEKKSAIIFHQSKLASMGEMIGNIAHQWRQPLSGISTLASALSFNFELNNADKNQTIDTLDKIVDTTRYLSDTIDDFRNFYKIDKYEKPFNLAKNLQQSVAIIDATLSEYEIEVVFNLDEKINYFGLENELKQATLNILQNAKDAFHININQNNKNRFIFITLEKIDDLISIKIKDNAGGIKENILEKIFKKDFTTKDEHKGTGIGLYMTKVIIEKSFSGKIKAENSTFEYKGIQCKGALFKIDFQAKK; from the coding sequence ATGAAAAAAAATAAAAATCATTACAATATTTACGACTTGAAACTTTTCAAAATAGATGATTTTGATATTTTATTACACAAAATATTAAAGCAAGTAAGAGAGATAATAAATGCAGAAGCAGGAACAATCTATACAGTAGATAATAATACTTTGTGTTTTAATGTTTTTCAAAATGATTCCATGACTTATGAAGAAATTTTTCTTCAATACAAAAAATTAAAAGATGTAAAACTTCCCCTTGATCCAAATTCTAAATATCTTGCCGTTGATTCTTTCTTAAGTGAGAAAATTATAATTGTAAATGATGTTTATAAAACAAAAAGATATGAGTTTTTGGGGGTTAAAGAATATGATAATCAAAATAATTACAAAACACACTCAATATTAACAGCACCCATTATTCATCCAATTGAAAATAAAAAATTAGGGGTGATCCAACTAATAAATAAACTTGAAAAAGATGATAATTTTGATTTTAATGAAAAAGATAAAGATACTTTAGCTATGGCAAGTTCTTTGATTGCTTTGTCAATTTGCCAAGCTCATGATGATTTTATTAGATTAAAAGAGTTAAACAACGAACTTAAAATTGCAAATGAAAAATTGACAAAAAAAGTTGAATATGAAATAAGTGAAAATGAGAAAAAATCAGCAATAATCTTCCATCAATCAAAATTAGCATCAATGGGGGAAATGATTGGTAATATTGCCCATCAATGGAGACAGCCCCTGAGTGGCATTAGTACTCTAGCTAGTGCACTTAGTTTTAATTTTGAATTGAATAATGCTGATAAAAATCAAACCATTGATACTTTGGATAAGATAGTAGATACGACTAGGTATCTCTCTGATACGATTGATGATTTTAGAAATTTTTATAAAATTGATAAGTATGAAAAGCCTTTTAATCTCGCAAAAAATTTGCAACAAAGTGTAGCTATAATTGATGCTACTTTATCAGAATATGAAATTGAAGTAGTGTTTAATTTAGATGAGAAAATTAATTATTTTGGATTAGAAAATGAATTAAAACAAGCTACTTTAAATATCTTACAAAATGCAAAAGATGCTTTTCATATTAATATAAATCAAAATAATAAAAATAGGTTTATTTTTATTACTTTGGAAAAAATTGATGATTTAATATCAATAAAAATAAAAGACAATGCAGGTGGAATAAAAGAAAATATTCTAGAAAAAATATTTAAAAAAGATTTTACAACAAAAGATGAACACAAAGGTACAGGTATAGGTTTGTACATGACAAAGGTTATTATTGAAAAAAGCTTTAGTGGTAAAATAAAAGCTGAAAATTCTACCTTTGAATATAAAGGTATTCAATGCAAAGGAGCTTTATTTAAAATAGACTTTCAAGCTAAGAAATAA
- the atpA gene encoding F0F1 ATP synthase subunit alpha produces MGAKIQADEISSIIKERIDNFELNVDVNETGKIISYADGIAQVYGLKNVMAGEIVEFENGERGLASNLEESSVGVVVLGSGNGLREGSSCKRVGKLLETPVGEAMVGRVVNALGEPIDGKGTIESTETRFVEEKAPGIMARKSVHEPLQTGIKAIDALVPIGRGQRELIIGDRQTGKSTVAIDTILNQKGENVICIYVAIGQKSSSVASVVRTLEESGAMEYTIVVNASAADSATLQFLAPYTGVTIGEYFRDNGKHALIVYDDLSKHAVAYREMSLILRRPPGREAYPGDVFYLHSRLLERAAKMSDERGAGSMTALPIIETQAGDVAAYIPTNVISITDGQIFLETNLFNSGIRPAINVGLSVSRVGGAAQIKATKQVAGTLKLSLAQYRELEAFAQFASDLDESTRRELELGQRMVEVLKQGVNKPLVIEKQVVIIYAGTKGYLNDIAVSDVVRFEDELHAFIEQKYSNILDDIKSKKKLDEDTEDNLKSALEEFKTVFSAK; encoded by the coding sequence ATGGGTGCAAAAATTCAAGCTGATGAAATCAGTTCGATCATCAAAGAAAGAATTGATAACTTTGAATTAAATGTAGATGTAAATGAGACTGGTAAAATTATCTCTTATGCAGATGGTATTGCTCAAGTTTACGGTCTTAAGAACGTTATGGCTGGTGAGATTGTAGAATTTGAAAACGGCGAAAGAGGGTTAGCTTCTAACCTTGAAGAGTCTTCAGTAGGTGTTGTTGTTTTAGGTTCTGGGAATGGATTAAGAGAAGGTTCTTCTTGTAAAAGAGTTGGAAAATTATTAGAAACACCAGTTGGTGAAGCTATGGTTGGAAGAGTTGTTAATGCATTAGGTGAACCAATTGATGGGAAAGGTACTATTGAATCAACAGAAACAAGATTTGTTGAAGAAAAAGCTCCTGGAATCATGGCTAGAAAATCAGTTCATGAACCATTACAAACAGGTATTAAAGCAATTGATGCACTTGTTCCAATCGGAAGAGGGCAAAGAGAGCTTATTATTGGAGATAGACAAACTGGTAAATCAACTGTTGCTATTGATACAATTCTTAACCAAAAAGGTGAGAATGTAATTTGTATTTATGTTGCAATTGGTCAAAAATCATCTTCAGTAGCTTCTGTTGTTAGAACATTAGAAGAATCTGGTGCAATGGAATATACAATTGTTGTTAATGCTTCAGCTGCAGATTCAGCTACATTACAATTCTTAGCTCCATATACTGGTGTTACAATTGGTGAATACTTTAGAGATAATGGTAAACATGCATTAATAGTTTATGATGATTTATCAAAACATGCAGTTGCATATAGAGAAATGTCATTAATCTTAAGAAGACCTCCAGGTCGAGAAGCTTATCCAGGGGATGTATTTTATCTGCACTCAAGACTACTTGAGAGAGCTGCTAAAATGTCAGATGAAAGAGGAGCTGGTTCAATGACAGCTTTACCTATTATCGAAACACAAGCAGGAGATGTTGCAGCATATATTCCTACAAATGTTATTTCTATTACAGATGGACAAATCTTCCTAGAAACTAACCTTTTCAACTCAGGAATTAGACCTGCAATTAATGTGGGACTTTCTGTATCAAGAGTTGGTGGAGCAGCACAAATTAAAGCTACTAAGCAAGTTGCTGGTACTTTAAAATTATCACTTGCACAATATAGAGAACTTGAAGCATTTGCTCAATTCGCATCTGATCTTGATGAAAGTACAAGAAGAGAACTTGAACTTGGTCAAAGAATGGTAGAAGTATTAAAACAAGGTGTTAATAAACCTTTAGTTATTGAAAAACAAGTTGTTATTATTTATGCTGGAACTAAAGGGTATTTGAACGATATCGCAGTTTCTGACGTTGTTAGATTTGAAGATGAATTACATGCATTTATTGAGCAAAAATACTCAAATATTTTAGATGACATTAAATCTAAGAAAAAATTAGACGAAGATACTGAAGATAATTTAAAATCTGCGTTAGAAGAGTTTAAAACTGTTTTTAGTGCAAAATAA